The Toxorhynchites rutilus septentrionalis strain SRP chromosome 3, ASM2978413v1, whole genome shotgun sequence genome includes a region encoding these proteins:
- the LOC129777443 gene encoding A-kinase anchor protein 17A isoform X2, giving the protein MIQTIYDVSDCVPLYLPHSLYLKPSAKLNVSVALPSVITGKAISNYEVMDKMRQMILPEKFSVLKVSKSTVGFIRFEGELEDRNKLRHVLGRLDGRPIRLTGFSDSAKLRASEAKEDFPTRHDWDSFFRDAKNMDEMKAGERPDTIHFVNLPIKWFRPRHLENEDDTKPSEGIFKRIFEKFGEVRCVDIPICDPYRAQMKSHMSGMQKFSFDQDMYFEGYVQFSEYVGFVKAMDEFRGMKIVRKEEDKNLAVSITVDFDRTKHLSDASIKKRKVVRDRLIAMEREKEELEKQRIAEEEAKKERERKRQEDLKKAEELKRMQREQRRKEKHLQKLRQRETDEISLKILQEERKLLETQRKLESIRLLDALLERIKTKQAFLAGKSSEISTAKESSKSANKKAEKLKATQEKEIEKMRQRVKQVKDGNLLKNFLGTSGCISSNRSRSPSVNTISSDDSILNEHPPDARKKKKKKQSGSDISSSYSGTGNEDEEEQPDTANAIVPYASVPPTLPPGAYPGMYPGFDWAAMGYPYAYDPFYAQRAGYYANALAYRGYRGAPRGGRYLRPRGRGAYRGRGGFDYYRDRGDDYGDYGDYHNRGRERSKARTYSRSRSRSHSRSRRRRSRSRSRSRSRSRSRSRRARSSRSRSRSRSRSRSRTRSSSRSRSTRRSRSPSDRSRSKSRRSESKPKKSLQISKPMSKNLASTIRNSRSLTRSRSRSRSRSGYRHRSKHRHRSPPRRTHSKEPGDETVPESFRKHRIVLQTDKLVKSAKEIEEEVREQLRKHQEEEDRRQEEEEERHNQSEHSESTSNHNHGRPRRSRRTRSRSKTRSSSRSTEKHRSKSRSLSKTRSCSSSRTGRKPGNGSASPAAEKQQVKKQRRNAFSKSPEGELEKSRQARKSSQHRRNKSNSETFDRKRKSHSVENAKYPSSKQRDRRNDL; this is encoded by the exons ATGATACAGACGATTTACGATGTCAGCGATTGTGTGCCACTGTATTTGCCGCATAGCCTTTACCTCAAACCATCGGCAAAGCTTAATGTGTCGGTTGCTTTGCCAAGTGTTATCACTGGCAAAGCGATCTCGAACTATGAGGTTATGGATAAAATGCGACAGATGATTCTGCCAGAGAAGTTCTCTGTGCTCAAG GTTTCGAAGAGCACCGTTGGATTCATTCGGTTCGAAGGTGAACTGGAGGATCGTAACAAGCTACGACACGTACTAGGACGACTAGATGGGCGCCCTATACGGTTAACAGGGTTTTCTGATTCAGCAAAATTGCGGGCGTCAGAAGCAAAAGAGGACTTTCCCACCCGCCATGATTGGGATTCGTTTTTTCGGGATGCTAAAAATATGGACGAGATGAAAGCAGGCGAGCGCCCGGATACGATCCATTTTGTTAATCTTCCAATCAAATGGTTCCGTCCGAGACATCTGGAAAATGAAGATGACACCAAACCTAGTGAAGGTATATTCAAGCGTATATTTGAAAAGTTCGGCGAGGTGCGTTGTGTAGATATCCCTATTTGTGATCCGTACCGGGCACAGATGAAGTCCCATATGTCGGGAATGCAAAAATTCAGTTTTGATCAGGATATGTACTTCGAAgg GTATGTACAATTCAGCGAATACGTCGGATTTGTAAAAGCAATGGATGAATTCCgtggaatgaaaattgtgcgtAAGGAAGAAGATAAAAATTTAGCGGTTTCAATAACGGTGGACTTCGATCGTACAAAACATTTAAGTGATGCCTCGATCAAAAAACGGAAAGTGGTTCGGGATCGATTAATTGCTATGGAGCGCGAGAAAGAGGAGCTGGAGAAGCAACGCATTGCTGAGGAGGAAGCGAAGAAGGAACGCGAGAG AAAGCGCCAGGAGGATCTAAAGAAAGCGGAAGAGTTGAAGCGCATGCAGCGGGAGCAAAGACGGAAAGAGAAGCATCTACAAAAACTGCGACAGCGGGAAACGGATGAGATAAGTCTAAAAATACTACAAGAAGAGCGCAAGCTTTTGGAAACGCAAAGGAAATTGGAGAGCATACGTCTTCTTGATGCACTTCTTGAAAGGATAAAA aCCAAACAGGCATTTCTAGCGGGAAAATCATCCGAAATTAGTACGGCTAAGGAATCTTCCAAATCTGCAAATAAAAAAGCAGAGAAGTTGAAGGCAACTCAAGAAaaagaaatcgaaaaaatgCGTCAACGTGTAAAACAGGTTAAAGAcggaaatttgttgaaaaacttTTTGGGTACATCTGGATGCATTTCATCTAATCGATCACGATCCCCAAGTGTCAACACCATCAGTTCTGATGATAGTATTCTTAACGAGCATCCGCCGGATgcaagaaagaaaaagaaaaagaaacaatCTGGATCGGACATAAGTTCATCATATTCGGGAACCGGCAATGAGGACGAAGAAGAGCAACCGGATACTGCTAATGCGATTGTCCCTTATGCTTCAGTTCCTCCGACTTTACCTCCGGGAGCATACCCTGGAATGTATCCAGGATTCGATTGGGCAGCTATGGGATATCCGTATGCATATGATCCATTTTACGCCCAAAGAGCAGGATATTATGCGAATGCTCTTGCATATCGTGGATATCGCGGTGCCCCCAGGGGAGGGAGGTATCTGCGTCCACGTGGTAGAGGTGCCTACCGTGGCCGCGGTGGCTTCGATTATTACAGAGATAGGGGAGACGATTATGGGGATTATGGTGACTATCACAATCGAGGGCGAGAAAGATCAAAAGCACGCACATACTCAAGGTCTCGATCAAGATCCCATTCTCGGTCACGTCGTAGAAGATCGCGCAGCAGAAGCAGAAGCAGATCCAGAAGTCGCAGTCGATCTCGTCGTGCTCGGAGCAGCAGATCTCGTTCTAGGTCCAGATCCAGATCCAGATCAAGAACGCGTTCTAGTTCAAGATCTCGATCTACAAGACGATCAAGATCGCCATCAGACCGATCTAGATCAAAGTCACGCCGATCAGAGTCCAAGCCGAAAAAGTCTCTTCAGATATCGAAACCTATGTCTAAAAATCTAGCTTCCACAATCAGAAATTCAAGGTCACTCACAAGATCTAGATCCAGATCAAGATCAAGATCTGGCTATCGTCATCGTTCGAAACATCGCCATCGTTCTCCACCTCGTAGAACCCACTCAAAAGAACCAGGGGACGAAACTGTCCCAGAATCTTTCCGAAAACATCGTATTGTTTTACAAACTGATAAATTGGTAAAAAGTGCTAAGGAAATTGAAGAAGAAGTTCGAGAGCAGCTGCGTAAacatcaagaagaagaagaccgtCGTCAGGAAGAAGAGGAGGAGAGGCATAATCAAAGTGAACATTCTGAGAGTACTAGTAATCACAATCACGGTCGACCCAGACGCTCCCGTAGGACTCGCTCGCGATCGAAGACTCGCTCTTCTTCAAGAAGTACGGAAAAACATCGCTCCAAAAGTCGATCTTTATCCAAAACAAGAAGTTGTTCGAGTTCGCGTACCGGTAGAAAGCCCGGGAATGGCTCAGCTTCACCTGCAGCTGAAAAACAACAGGTAAAAAAGCAGCGACGAAATGCTTTTTCAAAATCGCCGGAAGGCGAATTGGAGAAGTCAAGGCAGGCTCGAAAGAGCTCTCAACATAGACGAAATAAATCTAATTCGGAGACATTCGACCGGAAGCGGAAATCGCATTCTGTAGAGAATGCTAAATATCCATCGTCTAAGCAACGCGATAGAAGAAATGATTTGTAA
- the LOC129777443 gene encoding A-kinase anchor protein 17A isoform X1, giving the protein MIQTIYDVSDCVPLYLPHSLYLKPSAKLNVSVALPSVITGKAISNYEVMDKMRQMILPEKFSVLKIRSLSQVSKSTVGFIRFEGELEDRNKLRHVLGRLDGRPIRLTGFSDSAKLRASEAKEDFPTRHDWDSFFRDAKNMDEMKAGERPDTIHFVNLPIKWFRPRHLENEDDTKPSEGIFKRIFEKFGEVRCVDIPICDPYRAQMKSHMSGMQKFSFDQDMYFEGYVQFSEYVGFVKAMDEFRGMKIVRKEEDKNLAVSITVDFDRTKHLSDASIKKRKVVRDRLIAMEREKEELEKQRIAEEEAKKERERKRQEDLKKAEELKRMQREQRRKEKHLQKLRQRETDEISLKILQEERKLLETQRKLESIRLLDALLERIKTKQAFLAGKSSEISTAKESSKSANKKAEKLKATQEKEIEKMRQRVKQVKDGNLLKNFLGTSGCISSNRSRSPSVNTISSDDSILNEHPPDARKKKKKKQSGSDISSSYSGTGNEDEEEQPDTANAIVPYASVPPTLPPGAYPGMYPGFDWAAMGYPYAYDPFYAQRAGYYANALAYRGYRGAPRGGRYLRPRGRGAYRGRGGFDYYRDRGDDYGDYGDYHNRGRERSKARTYSRSRSRSHSRSRRRRSRSRSRSRSRSRSRSRRARSSRSRSRSRSRSRSRTRSSSRSRSTRRSRSPSDRSRSKSRRSESKPKKSLQISKPMSKNLASTIRNSRSLTRSRSRSRSRSGYRHRSKHRHRSPPRRTHSKEPGDETVPESFRKHRIVLQTDKLVKSAKEIEEEVREQLRKHQEEEDRRQEEEEERHNQSEHSESTSNHNHGRPRRSRRTRSRSKTRSSSRSTEKHRSKSRSLSKTRSCSSSRTGRKPGNGSASPAAEKQQVKKQRRNAFSKSPEGELEKSRQARKSSQHRRNKSNSETFDRKRKSHSVENAKYPSSKQRDRRNDL; this is encoded by the exons ATGATACAGACGATTTACGATGTCAGCGATTGTGTGCCACTGTATTTGCCGCATAGCCTTTACCTCAAACCATCGGCAAAGCTTAATGTGTCGGTTGCTTTGCCAAGTGTTATCACTGGCAAAGCGATCTCGAACTATGAGGTTATGGATAAAATGCGACAGATGATTCTGCCAGAGAAGTTCTCTGTGCTCAAG ATTCGTTCTCTATCTCAGGTTTCGAAGAGCACCGTTGGATTCATTCGGTTCGAAGGTGAACTGGAGGATCGTAACAAGCTACGACACGTACTAGGACGACTAGATGGGCGCCCTATACGGTTAACAGGGTTTTCTGATTCAGCAAAATTGCGGGCGTCAGAAGCAAAAGAGGACTTTCCCACCCGCCATGATTGGGATTCGTTTTTTCGGGATGCTAAAAATATGGACGAGATGAAAGCAGGCGAGCGCCCGGATACGATCCATTTTGTTAATCTTCCAATCAAATGGTTCCGTCCGAGACATCTGGAAAATGAAGATGACACCAAACCTAGTGAAGGTATATTCAAGCGTATATTTGAAAAGTTCGGCGAGGTGCGTTGTGTAGATATCCCTATTTGTGATCCGTACCGGGCACAGATGAAGTCCCATATGTCGGGAATGCAAAAATTCAGTTTTGATCAGGATATGTACTTCGAAgg GTATGTACAATTCAGCGAATACGTCGGATTTGTAAAAGCAATGGATGAATTCCgtggaatgaaaattgtgcgtAAGGAAGAAGATAAAAATTTAGCGGTTTCAATAACGGTGGACTTCGATCGTACAAAACATTTAAGTGATGCCTCGATCAAAAAACGGAAAGTGGTTCGGGATCGATTAATTGCTATGGAGCGCGAGAAAGAGGAGCTGGAGAAGCAACGCATTGCTGAGGAGGAAGCGAAGAAGGAACGCGAGAG AAAGCGCCAGGAGGATCTAAAGAAAGCGGAAGAGTTGAAGCGCATGCAGCGGGAGCAAAGACGGAAAGAGAAGCATCTACAAAAACTGCGACAGCGGGAAACGGATGAGATAAGTCTAAAAATACTACAAGAAGAGCGCAAGCTTTTGGAAACGCAAAGGAAATTGGAGAGCATACGTCTTCTTGATGCACTTCTTGAAAGGATAAAA aCCAAACAGGCATTTCTAGCGGGAAAATCATCCGAAATTAGTACGGCTAAGGAATCTTCCAAATCTGCAAATAAAAAAGCAGAGAAGTTGAAGGCAACTCAAGAAaaagaaatcgaaaaaatgCGTCAACGTGTAAAACAGGTTAAAGAcggaaatttgttgaaaaacttTTTGGGTACATCTGGATGCATTTCATCTAATCGATCACGATCCCCAAGTGTCAACACCATCAGTTCTGATGATAGTATTCTTAACGAGCATCCGCCGGATgcaagaaagaaaaagaaaaagaaacaatCTGGATCGGACATAAGTTCATCATATTCGGGAACCGGCAATGAGGACGAAGAAGAGCAACCGGATACTGCTAATGCGATTGTCCCTTATGCTTCAGTTCCTCCGACTTTACCTCCGGGAGCATACCCTGGAATGTATCCAGGATTCGATTGGGCAGCTATGGGATATCCGTATGCATATGATCCATTTTACGCCCAAAGAGCAGGATATTATGCGAATGCTCTTGCATATCGTGGATATCGCGGTGCCCCCAGGGGAGGGAGGTATCTGCGTCCACGTGGTAGAGGTGCCTACCGTGGCCGCGGTGGCTTCGATTATTACAGAGATAGGGGAGACGATTATGGGGATTATGGTGACTATCACAATCGAGGGCGAGAAAGATCAAAAGCACGCACATACTCAAGGTCTCGATCAAGATCCCATTCTCGGTCACGTCGTAGAAGATCGCGCAGCAGAAGCAGAAGCAGATCCAGAAGTCGCAGTCGATCTCGTCGTGCTCGGAGCAGCAGATCTCGTTCTAGGTCCAGATCCAGATCCAGATCAAGAACGCGTTCTAGTTCAAGATCTCGATCTACAAGACGATCAAGATCGCCATCAGACCGATCTAGATCAAAGTCACGCCGATCAGAGTCCAAGCCGAAAAAGTCTCTTCAGATATCGAAACCTATGTCTAAAAATCTAGCTTCCACAATCAGAAATTCAAGGTCACTCACAAGATCTAGATCCAGATCAAGATCAAGATCTGGCTATCGTCATCGTTCGAAACATCGCCATCGTTCTCCACCTCGTAGAACCCACTCAAAAGAACCAGGGGACGAAACTGTCCCAGAATCTTTCCGAAAACATCGTATTGTTTTACAAACTGATAAATTGGTAAAAAGTGCTAAGGAAATTGAAGAAGAAGTTCGAGAGCAGCTGCGTAAacatcaagaagaagaagaccgtCGTCAGGAAGAAGAGGAGGAGAGGCATAATCAAAGTGAACATTCTGAGAGTACTAGTAATCACAATCACGGTCGACCCAGACGCTCCCGTAGGACTCGCTCGCGATCGAAGACTCGCTCTTCTTCAAGAAGTACGGAAAAACATCGCTCCAAAAGTCGATCTTTATCCAAAACAAGAAGTTGTTCGAGTTCGCGTACCGGTAGAAAGCCCGGGAATGGCTCAGCTTCACCTGCAGCTGAAAAACAACAGGTAAAAAAGCAGCGACGAAATGCTTTTTCAAAATCGCCGGAAGGCGAATTGGAGAAGTCAAGGCAGGCTCGAAAGAGCTCTCAACATAGACGAAATAAATCTAATTCGGAGACATTCGACCGGAAGCGGAAATCGCATTCTGTAGAGAATGCTAAATATCCATCGTCTAAGCAACGCGATAGAAGAAATGATTTGTAA
- the LOC129777443 gene encoding A-kinase anchor protein 17A isoform X3, translating into MDKMRQMILPEKFSVLKIRSLSQVSKSTVGFIRFEGELEDRNKLRHVLGRLDGRPIRLTGFSDSAKLRASEAKEDFPTRHDWDSFFRDAKNMDEMKAGERPDTIHFVNLPIKWFRPRHLENEDDTKPSEGIFKRIFEKFGEVRCVDIPICDPYRAQMKSHMSGMQKFSFDQDMYFEGYVQFSEYVGFVKAMDEFRGMKIVRKEEDKNLAVSITVDFDRTKHLSDASIKKRKVVRDRLIAMEREKEELEKQRIAEEEAKKERERKRQEDLKKAEELKRMQREQRRKEKHLQKLRQRETDEISLKILQEERKLLETQRKLESIRLLDALLERIKTKQAFLAGKSSEISTAKESSKSANKKAEKLKATQEKEIEKMRQRVKQVKDGNLLKNFLGTSGCISSNRSRSPSVNTISSDDSILNEHPPDARKKKKKKQSGSDISSSYSGTGNEDEEEQPDTANAIVPYASVPPTLPPGAYPGMYPGFDWAAMGYPYAYDPFYAQRAGYYANALAYRGYRGAPRGGRYLRPRGRGAYRGRGGFDYYRDRGDDYGDYGDYHNRGRERSKARTYSRSRSRSHSRSRRRRSRSRSRSRSRSRSRSRRARSSRSRSRSRSRSRSRTRSSSRSRSTRRSRSPSDRSRSKSRRSESKPKKSLQISKPMSKNLASTIRNSRSLTRSRSRSRSRSGYRHRSKHRHRSPPRRTHSKEPGDETVPESFRKHRIVLQTDKLVKSAKEIEEEVREQLRKHQEEEDRRQEEEEERHNQSEHSESTSNHNHGRPRRSRRTRSRSKTRSSSRSTEKHRSKSRSLSKTRSCSSSRTGRKPGNGSASPAAEKQQVKKQRRNAFSKSPEGELEKSRQARKSSQHRRNKSNSETFDRKRKSHSVENAKYPSSKQRDRRNDL; encoded by the exons ATGGATAAAATGCGACAGATGATTCTGCCAGAGAAGTTCTCTGTGCTCAAG ATTCGTTCTCTATCTCAGGTTTCGAAGAGCACCGTTGGATTCATTCGGTTCGAAGGTGAACTGGAGGATCGTAACAAGCTACGACACGTACTAGGACGACTAGATGGGCGCCCTATACGGTTAACAGGGTTTTCTGATTCAGCAAAATTGCGGGCGTCAGAAGCAAAAGAGGACTTTCCCACCCGCCATGATTGGGATTCGTTTTTTCGGGATGCTAAAAATATGGACGAGATGAAAGCAGGCGAGCGCCCGGATACGATCCATTTTGTTAATCTTCCAATCAAATGGTTCCGTCCGAGACATCTGGAAAATGAAGATGACACCAAACCTAGTGAAGGTATATTCAAGCGTATATTTGAAAAGTTCGGCGAGGTGCGTTGTGTAGATATCCCTATTTGTGATCCGTACCGGGCACAGATGAAGTCCCATATGTCGGGAATGCAAAAATTCAGTTTTGATCAGGATATGTACTTCGAAgg GTATGTACAATTCAGCGAATACGTCGGATTTGTAAAAGCAATGGATGAATTCCgtggaatgaaaattgtgcgtAAGGAAGAAGATAAAAATTTAGCGGTTTCAATAACGGTGGACTTCGATCGTACAAAACATTTAAGTGATGCCTCGATCAAAAAACGGAAAGTGGTTCGGGATCGATTAATTGCTATGGAGCGCGAGAAAGAGGAGCTGGAGAAGCAACGCATTGCTGAGGAGGAAGCGAAGAAGGAACGCGAGAG AAAGCGCCAGGAGGATCTAAAGAAAGCGGAAGAGTTGAAGCGCATGCAGCGGGAGCAAAGACGGAAAGAGAAGCATCTACAAAAACTGCGACAGCGGGAAACGGATGAGATAAGTCTAAAAATACTACAAGAAGAGCGCAAGCTTTTGGAAACGCAAAGGAAATTGGAGAGCATACGTCTTCTTGATGCACTTCTTGAAAGGATAAAA aCCAAACAGGCATTTCTAGCGGGAAAATCATCCGAAATTAGTACGGCTAAGGAATCTTCCAAATCTGCAAATAAAAAAGCAGAGAAGTTGAAGGCAACTCAAGAAaaagaaatcgaaaaaatgCGTCAACGTGTAAAACAGGTTAAAGAcggaaatttgttgaaaaacttTTTGGGTACATCTGGATGCATTTCATCTAATCGATCACGATCCCCAAGTGTCAACACCATCAGTTCTGATGATAGTATTCTTAACGAGCATCCGCCGGATgcaagaaagaaaaagaaaaagaaacaatCTGGATCGGACATAAGTTCATCATATTCGGGAACCGGCAATGAGGACGAAGAAGAGCAACCGGATACTGCTAATGCGATTGTCCCTTATGCTTCAGTTCCTCCGACTTTACCTCCGGGAGCATACCCTGGAATGTATCCAGGATTCGATTGGGCAGCTATGGGATATCCGTATGCATATGATCCATTTTACGCCCAAAGAGCAGGATATTATGCGAATGCTCTTGCATATCGTGGATATCGCGGTGCCCCCAGGGGAGGGAGGTATCTGCGTCCACGTGGTAGAGGTGCCTACCGTGGCCGCGGTGGCTTCGATTATTACAGAGATAGGGGAGACGATTATGGGGATTATGGTGACTATCACAATCGAGGGCGAGAAAGATCAAAAGCACGCACATACTCAAGGTCTCGATCAAGATCCCATTCTCGGTCACGTCGTAGAAGATCGCGCAGCAGAAGCAGAAGCAGATCCAGAAGTCGCAGTCGATCTCGTCGTGCTCGGAGCAGCAGATCTCGTTCTAGGTCCAGATCCAGATCCAGATCAAGAACGCGTTCTAGTTCAAGATCTCGATCTACAAGACGATCAAGATCGCCATCAGACCGATCTAGATCAAAGTCACGCCGATCAGAGTCCAAGCCGAAAAAGTCTCTTCAGATATCGAAACCTATGTCTAAAAATCTAGCTTCCACAATCAGAAATTCAAGGTCACTCACAAGATCTAGATCCAGATCAAGATCAAGATCTGGCTATCGTCATCGTTCGAAACATCGCCATCGTTCTCCACCTCGTAGAACCCACTCAAAAGAACCAGGGGACGAAACTGTCCCAGAATCTTTCCGAAAACATCGTATTGTTTTACAAACTGATAAATTGGTAAAAAGTGCTAAGGAAATTGAAGAAGAAGTTCGAGAGCAGCTGCGTAAacatcaagaagaagaagaccgtCGTCAGGAAGAAGAGGAGGAGAGGCATAATCAAAGTGAACATTCTGAGAGTACTAGTAATCACAATCACGGTCGACCCAGACGCTCCCGTAGGACTCGCTCGCGATCGAAGACTCGCTCTTCTTCAAGAAGTACGGAAAAACATCGCTCCAAAAGTCGATCTTTATCCAAAACAAGAAGTTGTTCGAGTTCGCGTACCGGTAGAAAGCCCGGGAATGGCTCAGCTTCACCTGCAGCTGAAAAACAACAGGTAAAAAAGCAGCGACGAAATGCTTTTTCAAAATCGCCGGAAGGCGAATTGGAGAAGTCAAGGCAGGCTCGAAAGAGCTCTCAACATAGACGAAATAAATCTAATTCGGAGACATTCGACCGGAAGCGGAAATCGCATTCTGTAGAGAATGCTAAATATCCATCGTCTAAGCAACGCGATAGAAGAAATGATTTGTAA
- the LOC129774193 gene encoding tigger transposable element-derived protein 1-like, whose product MVSQKLEFSASKGWFYRFIRKHSIRNVQIKGESASADLKAAKSYPAEFKQLIEVDGKYHPDQVFNADETGVFWKKMPSRTYVAKAEKSASGFKVAKDRITLLFCSNASGDRMLKPLLLHKSLRPRSMKCLNFNDLPVHWMSNAKAWVTQEIFRRWLEECFVPEVKPYLAKKGLEFRVLLVIDNAPGHLRVEHPNVQIVFLPPNTTSLIQPLDQGIIATFKRHYIKTTFRYILDEIDTGNASTIIEAWKYFTMRECVESIEVAVKLLKRSTLNACWKPLWPDCVHSSMPASNEEGEILLLAHAVGGEEFNDFSTADIVEMLREPFFEDEDLLDYVNNSANIDHDEETEFTESKIKEGLQLGETLADFFVTNDPCIEPAISFRNDLRHCLLRYTELVKYEKKTTENEQLNGEEPQPVDSPLKRRRCGVIYDSD is encoded by the exons ATGGTCTCCcag AAACTGGAGTTTTCCGCTAGCAAAGGTTGGTTCTACAGGTTCATTCGGAAGCACTCGATAAGGAATGTGCAGATTAAAGGCGAAAGTGCATCAGCAGACTTGAAGGCAGCCAAATCATATCCAGCCGAGTTCAAACAGTTGATCGAAGTTGATGGTAAGTACCACCCCGATCAGGTGTTTAATGCGGATGAGACTGGagtgttttggaaaaaaatgccgAGTAGGACCTATGTGGCAAAGGCGGAAAAGTCGGCATCTGGCTTCAAGGTTGCTAAAGACCGGATTACATTGCTTTTTTGTAGCAATGCCTCAGGAGATCGAATGCTGAAACCACTGCTTTTGCATAAATCTTTACGCCCAAGATCCATGAAGTGTTTAAACTTCAATGATCTACCGGTACATTGGATGTCGAATGCAAAAGCCTGGGTAACGCAGGAGATTTTCAGGAGATGGCTAGAAGAATGCTTTGTGCCGGAAGTCAAACCTTATCTTGCTAAAAAAGGACTGGAGTTTCGAGTGCTTCTCGTAATTGACAACGCTCCTGGGCATCTGCGCGTCGAGCACCCGAATGTGCAAATTGTATTCCTTCCCCCGAATACAACATCTTTAATCCAGCCGCTCGATCAGGGCATTATCGCCACGTTCAAGAGGCATTATATTAAAACTACCTTCCGCTACATCTTGGATGAAATCGATACAGGCAATGCATCGACCATAATAGAAGCGTGGAAGTATTTTACAATGCGTGAATGCGTAGAATCCATTGAAGTTGCAGTGAAACTGTTGAAGAGGTCAACGTTAAATGCCTGCTGGAAGCCATTGTGGCCTGACTGTGTACATTCATCGATGCCAGCAAGTAACGAAGAGGGCGAAATACTTCTTCTAGCCCATGCTGTTGGCGGTGAagaattcaatgatttttccACCGCAGATATTGTGGAAATGTTAAGGGAACCATTTTTCGAGGATGAAGATTTACTGGATTATGTGAATAATTCAGCAAATATTGATCATGACGAGGAAACGGAATTCACCGAGAGCAAGATTAAGGAAGGTTTGCAACTTGGTGAAACGCttgctgatttttttgtgacaaaCGATCCTTGTATCGAGCCAGCTAtctccttccgtaacgatctaAGGCACTGTTTACTACGATACACCGAGCTGGTAAAATACGAGAAGAAAACTACCGAAAATGAACAGCTAAACGGCGAGGAACCACAACCTGTCGATAGCCCGTTGAAACGCCGACGATGTGGTGTTATCTACGATAGCGATTAA